A single region of the Chelonoidis abingdonii isolate Lonesome George chromosome 23, CheloAbing_2.0, whole genome shotgun sequence genome encodes:
- the ARHGEF16 gene encoding rho guanine nucleotide exchange factor 16: protein MSHRHSDDSMGDKALLLERKFHSELQIDTSVPSPSGKRSSMAALDNTQRSPSPTESRRVILSTESPAALKMGTQQLIPKSLAVSTKSKTPARHQSFAVTMQSKEARCDPKRMSAPSISLDDLDIEMDSNLKRNLRNTSYRAAMKGLRNVEEPESEPSKGVATLKPMLQDTNAQAARSPGRNKRTLGRKRMQRHGGSFKDEPRLYQEIRERGLNSINHESDDDLLEEDSIPEEHPALNTIVVKSYRPAQVTWSQLPEVQEAGILDRITPEERKRQEAVFEIITSEYSYLHSLGILVCHFMKSEELKETMTQTEHHHLFSNIGEILSISKSFFEDLEKRHQENILIPDISDILENHVSNRFNPYVIYCSNEVYQQRTLQKLLNTNATFKETLKQIERKPECGGLPMSSFLILPMQRVTRLPLLMDTVCQKTNVYSTAYEAATQALKAISKLVKRCNEGAHTMERTEQMYTLQKQLEFGKIKPFPLISASRWLLKRGELSLSHSEDTSIFRKGFGRTNCYLFLFNDVLIITKKKSEESYTVTDYAKLDQIMVEKIESPDAPSSPPGKPGSSGGTRSPGSGHAFRVIMKRNSEGKEETVVLSADSPSDRARWITALMHRENKTDDMARKGELRQVEIIRPYLAKQTDEISLQQADVVLVLGEEDGWYLGERLRDGERGWFPQSCAQPITNRNAVESNVRRMERLRIETDV from the exons ATGTCTCACAGGCACTCTGACGACTCCATGGGCGACAAGGCCCTTCTCCTGGAGCGCAAGTTCCATTCAGAGCTGCAGATAGATACCAGCGTGCCCTCACCCTCTGGGAAACGCAGTTCCATGGCAGCACTAGACAACACCCAGCGCTCCCCGTCCCCCACTGAATCCCGCCGTGTCATCCTCAGCACAGAGAGCCCAGCCGCACTCAAGATGGGCACCCAGCAGCTGATCCCCAAAAGCTTGGCCGTGTCTACCAAATCCAAGACCCCTGCCCGCCACCAGAGCTTTGCCGTGACCATGCAGAGTAAAGAGGCTCGCTGCGACCCCAAGCGGATGTCTGCCCCCAGCATTTCCCTGGACGACCTGGACATCGAGATGGATTCTAACCTCAAGCGCAACCTGCGGAACACGTCATACCGGGCAGCCATGAAGGGACTCAGGAATGTCGAGGAGCCAGAGTCTGAGCCTTCTAAGGGTGTCGCCACCCTAAAGCCCATGTTGCAGGACACCAACGCACAAGCAGCGCGCAGCCCAGGGAGAAACAAG AGAACACTCGGGAGGAAGCGGATGCAGAGACACGGGGGCTCCTTTAAGGATG AGCCCCGGCTGTATCAGGAGATCCGTGAGAGAGGGCTGAACTCCATCAACCATGAGTCAGACGATGACTTGCTTGAGGAGGACTCCATTCCAGAGGAGCATCCCGCTCTTAACACCATTGTGGTGAAAAGCTATCGCCCTGCCCAGGTGACCTGGAGTCAGCTACCCGAG GTGCAGGAAGCAGGCATCCTAGACCGAATAACCCCAGAGGAACGCAAAAGACAAGAG GCAGTCTTTGAGATCATCACCTCTGAATACTCCTACCTGCACAGCCTGGGTATCCTGGTGTGTCACTTCATGAAATCTGAAGAGCTGAAGGAGACAATGACCCAAACTGAGCACCATCACCTCTTCTCCAACATCGGCGAGATCCTGAGCATCAGCAAAAG TTTTTTTGAGGACTTGGAGAAGCGGCACCAGGAAAATATACTGATCCCTGACATCAGCGACATCCTGGAGAATCATGTGTCGAACCGCTTCAACCCTTACGTCATCTACTGCTCCAACGAAGTCTACCAGCAAAGGACGCTACAGAAGCTGCT AAACACGAATGCTACGTTTAAAGAGACCTTGAAACAAATTGAGAGGAAGCCAGAGTGTGGTGGCCTGCCCATGTCCTCCTTCCTCATCCTCCCCATGCAAAGAGTAACACGCCTCCCCCTGCTTATGGAC ACGGTTTGTCAGAAAACCAACGTGTACAGCACAGCCTATGAAGCTGCCACCCAAGCCCTGAAAGCCATCAGCAAG CTGGTTAAGAGATGCAATGAGGGAGCCCACACGATGGAGAGGACCGAGCAGATGTACACGCTTCAGAAACAGCTGGAGTTCGGAAAGATCAAG CCTTTCCCACTGATTTCGGCTTCCCGCTGGCTGCTGAAAAGAGGGGAGCTCTCCCTGTCCCATTCAGAAGACACTAGTATCTTCCGCAAAGGCTTTGGCCGGACTAACTGCTACCTTTTTCTGTTTAATGACGTCCTGATCATAACCAAGAAGAAAAG TGAGGAGAGCTACACGGTTACGGACTATGCCAAGCTGGATCAGATAATGGTGGAGAAAATTGAAAGCCCCGACGCTCCCTCGTCTCCCCCCGGGAAGCCAGGGTCAAGTGGTGGAACCCGGAGCCCAGGCAGCGGCCACGCGTTTCGAGTGATCATGAAGAGGAACAGCGAAGGGAAGGAGGAGACGGTTGTGCTGTCAGCGGACTCTCC GAGTGACCGGGCTCGCTGGATTACTGCTCTGAtgcacagagaaaacaaaacGGATGACATGGCTAGAAAAGGAG AGCTGAGACAGGTGGAGATAATCAGGCCCTACTTGGCTAAACAGACGGATGAGATTTCCCTGCAGCAGGCGGATGTCGTCTTGGTCCTCGGCGAAGAGGATG GCTGGTACTTGGGCGAGAGGCTGCGAGATGGTGAGAGAGGCTGGTTTCCCCAATCGTGCGCTCAGCCCATCACCAACCGCAACGCCGTGGAGAGCAACGTCCGCCGCATGGAGCGGCTGCGGATAGAGACGGACGTGTGA